Below is a genomic region from Sandaracinaceae bacterium.
GCACGAGCCGCCGCTCTGGATCGTCGTGGCGCTGATGACCCGCGAGCTGCTCCTCGCTCCGCTCATGGTGCTCTACCGCCTCGCCCCCGCGTCGCAGCGGAGCCGCGTGGACTTCACCGCTGGCGTGCCCGGCAAGGCCGCCACCCTCGCGCAGTTCTGCGCCCTCATCCTGGGCTTCGTCGGCCATCCGCTCCTCGGCGAGATGGCGCTCGGCGTGTCCTTCCTCGGCGCGGTCTCGGTGCTCCACTACGTCGTGCGCGCCTACATGCCGAAGCTCTTCAACGGCCCCGACCGCGCGACGTGATCGCTCGACTCACTCCTCGGCCGCGCGGCCGTTGAGCGAGATGGGGGTGAAGTCGTGCGTCTCGAGGTGGCGCGCGACGGGGCAGTCGTCGTCGCAGTCGTGCTCGCCGATCTCCTCGAGCGCGCGCGCGAGCGCGACGTCCGCCGCCTCGAACCAGGTCAGCGTGCTCTTCGTCGGGATGATGTACTCCTCGCCGATGCGCTCCTTGGCCCCCGTGCGCGCCAGCAGGTCGTCGGCCTTCTTGCGCATCCCGCACAGGTACAGGTGGCGCCCCTCGGCCGCCATGCGCGCCGCCGCCGCCTCGAGGATGGCCACCGTCGTGACGTCCATGCTCCGCGCGCGGCGCAGCCGCAGCACCACCGCCTTGATGGCCTTGTGGTTGATCTGCGCCTCGAGCGCCTCGGTCAGCTCGCCCGCCGCGCCGAAGAAGAGCTGCCCCTCGACGTTGATGATGCGGATGCGGCTGCACGCCAGCTCTTCGCCCTTCGGATCGTCCAGCGACAGCTCGAACACGCGGCCCTCCCCGTCGAACACGACGTGGTGCACGGTGAGGATGCGCGAGCGCCTGAGGTAGAGGATGAGGCTCACCGCGACGCCGACGTAGATGGCGTAGTCGAGGCGCAGGACCCACGTGCCGGCCACGGTGATGAGGAACGCGGCCGCGTCGGAGGGCCGGCCGCGCAGGATGCGGCGGATGCGGCGCCAGTCGACCAGGTCCACCGCGACCACGAGCAGCAGGCCGGCCAGCGCGGCGATGGGCGTGAAGTTCACCGCCGGGCCGATCAGCAGCAGCGCGACGATCATGAAGATGCCGCTGTAGACGCCCGCGAGGCGCGTCTCGGCGCCGCCCTGGTGGTTGATCGCCGAGCGCGAGAGGCTGCCGCTGCAGGGGTAGCCGCCGAAGAGAGACGCGGCGAGGTTGGCGAGGCCCTGGCCGGCGAACTCGGTCGAGAGCTCGAGCCGCTGGCCGCTCCGCGCGCTGATCGCGCGGGCGAGGGCCGAGGACTCGACGAGCGACAGGACGGTGATCGCGACGGCGATCGGCAGGAGCGTGACCGCGTCGTCGAAGCTCCACGCGTCGCCGGGCAGGGTCAGCGGCGGCAGCCCCGCGGGGACGCGCGCGAGGTCGGCGATTCGCCGCAGGCCGAGCGCGCGGAAGTCGAACAGCCAGCTCGCGAGCGTCATCACGCTCAGCACGATCACCGCGCCGGGGAGGCTGCGCTTGACGCGCCGGAGCCCGCCGATGGCGACGGCCGTCGCCGCGGCCACCCCGATCGCCGCGTAGTTGGTGTCGGCGGCGTGCGCGGCCCACGCGTAGATCTTCTGGAACGCGTTGCCGCTCGCCCCCGCCGTCTCGGTCAGGTTCGGGAGCTGGCCGATGCCGATGAGGATCCCGGCGCCCGTGATGTAGCCGATGACGACGGGGGTGGAGATGAAGTCGACGAACACGCCAAGGCGCAGCAGCCCCGCCGCGAGCTGGATGCCGCCCACCAGGAACGCGAGCAGGAGCGCGGTGCCGACCACGTCGGTGCCCGCCGCGGCCGCGATCGCGGTGCCCACCAGGAGCGAGACCGCGTTGGTCGGCCCGGTGATCACGTGCCGCGAGGAGCGGAAGAGCGAGCCGACGATGACCGGGATGCAGGACGCGTAGAGCCCCATCGCCGGCGGCAGTCCCGCGATCACGGCGTAGGCGACGCCCTGCGGGATGCCCATGAAGGTCACCGTGGCCGAGGCGCCGAGGTCGTGGACCAGGGCGTCGCGGTCGTAGTCGGCGAGGTCGACGAACGGGAAGAGCCGCTCGCGCCAGCCGCCCGGCTCCCTCACGGCAGCGCCTCCGCGCGCTCGCGAAGAGCCCGCAAGAGCGCGCGGCTCTCGTCGATCCGCGCGCGCCAGGGCGCGGTGACGTCCCCGTAGCCGGCGAGGCCCTCGGCCTGCGCGCCGGCCTCCTCCTCGAGCGCCTCGAGGAGCGCGTCGAGGGCGTCGAAGCGCGCCGCGCTGCGGAGGAGGTTCACGATGAGCTGTGTACGATCGCCGAAACCGCGGGGCACGTTCAACCCACGACCGAGCCGCGCGACGTCCTCGCGCGTGAGCACGAAGCCCGCGTGGGCCGGAGCCGACAGATACGTCCCGATCTCGCGGAGGCCAGTCTCGTCGTCCTCGAGCAGCGCTGGCGGCTCGGGCAAGTCGAAGCGCGGCGCCGGCCCCGCGAGCGCCTCCCGGTGCGAGCGCACGAGCGCGTCGAGCTCGCTCGCGATCGCGGCCGGGAACGGCAGCCCCGTGCGGCGCACGGCGAGGACGAAGATGGGGAGCCACCGCAGCACGTGCTCGTCCAGCAGGCGGCGCGACAGCCCCTCGACCTTCTCGACCGCGCCCTCGTGCCCGTCCTCGCGCGCGTCACTCTCCGCGCCGCTCAGGAACGCGAGCGCGCGCAGGGCGGTCGAGAGGTGCTCGACGTCACGGTGGCGCAGGTCCGGCGTGTAGCCCGCCGCGTCGAGCAGCGCGTGCAGGGCGTCGGTGCGCGCGCCGCCCACGAGCCGCTCGGGATCGAGATAGAACCCGGCGAGCGGGGGCGCGGCCCAGCCGAACGCGCGCTCGTGATCGGCCGCGAGCGCGTCGTCGTCCGCGCCGCCGATCGCGGCCGCGAGCGCGTCCGAGGCCTGCGCCGCCTCGCGCGTCTCGTCGCTCACGCCGCGTTCGAGCAGCTCGGCGAGCAGCGCATATCCGAGCGAGCGCGCCTGCGCGCGCGAGGAGGGGTCCACGATCTCTACCTTCCGAAGGGCTTCTCCGGGAGACGATACGCGTTCGCGAGCGGCTTGAGGGGACGC
It encodes:
- a CDS encoding SulP family inorganic anion transporter — translated: MREPGGWRERLFPFVDLADYDRDALVHDLGASATVTFMGIPQGVAYAVIAGLPPAMGLYASCIPVIVGSLFRSSRHVITGPTNAVSLLVGTAIAAAAGTDVVGTALLLAFLVGGIQLAAGLLRLGVFVDFISTPVVIGYITGAGILIGIGQLPNLTETAGASGNAFQKIYAWAAHAADTNYAAIGVAAATAVAIGGLRRVKRSLPGAVIVLSVMTLASWLFDFRALGLRRIADLARVPAGLPPLTLPGDAWSFDDAVTLLPIAVAITVLSLVESSALARAISARSGQRLELSTEFAGQGLANLAASLFGGYPCSGSLSRSAINHQGGAETRLAGVYSGIFMIVALLLIGPAVNFTPIAALAGLLLVVAVDLVDWRRIRRILRGRPSDAAAFLITVAGTWVLRLDYAIYVGVAVSLILYLRRSRILTVHHVVFDGEGRVFELSLDDPKGEELACSRIRIINVEGQLFFGAAGELTEALEAQINHKAIKAVVLRLRRARSMDVTTVAILEAAAARMAAEGRHLYLCGMRKKADDLLARTGAKERIGEEYIIPTKSTLTWFEAADVALARALEEIGEHDCDDDCPVARHLETHDFTPISLNGRAAEE
- a CDS encoding molecular chaperone TorD family protein is translated as MDPSSRAQARSLGYALLAELLERGVSDETREAAQASDALAAAIGGADDDALAADHERAFGWAAPPLAGFYLDPERLVGGARTDALHALLDAAGYTPDLRHRDVEHLSTALRALAFLSGAESDAREDGHEGAVEKVEGLSRRLLDEHVLRWLPIFVLAVRRTGLPFPAAIASELDALVRSHREALAGPAPRFDLPEPPALLEDDETGLREIGTYLSAPAHAGFVLTREDVARLGRGLNVPRGFGDRTQLIVNLLRSAARFDALDALLEALEEEAGAQAEGLAGYGDVTAPWRARIDESRALLRALRERAEALP